The following are encoded together in the bacterium genome:
- a CDS encoding HD domain-containing protein: MKVRDRIYGEFEVGPAVIRELVESRPFQRLRGVNQYGGVDLVFPGRYQVTRFEHSLGVWRVLEKVGASPEIQVAGLLHDLGHTAFSHMVDMAMASSGEDYHEKNMHLIEGLDEVSEILKRHGIAPPEADGCPEIKKSLPDVGADRIDYGVRDFVGATGLEPGLGREVLENILLIGRDIVFTDAGVARRYALAGLEAMWLCIYEPSVACVYQALTEIIRIGWEGGWIGEKDLFGDDASLFARISAHGSELPEKHYRLFTTPFEVEEAGEDDCDFKHVKLKVRYFDPPVLSGGVPRPLSDLDPGFVEKLEPMKLKFEERKKGACFKVRFART, encoded by the coding sequence ATGAAAGTACGCGATCGCATTTACGGGGAGTTCGAAGTCGGCCCCGCCGTTATCCGGGAACTGGTCGAGTCCCGGCCTTTTCAGCGCCTACGGGGGGTCAACCAGTACGGGGGAGTGGACCTGGTTTTCCCCGGGCGCTATCAGGTCACCCGTTTCGAACACTCCCTGGGAGTGTGGAGAGTTCTGGAGAAGGTGGGGGCGTCCCCGGAAATCCAGGTCGCCGGGCTCCTGCACGATCTCGGCCATACCGCATTTTCGCACATGGTCGATATGGCCATGGCCAGCAGCGGCGAGGATTATCACGAGAAAAACATGCACCTGATCGAGGGGCTGGACGAGGTTTCGGAGATCCTGAAACGCCACGGGATCGCGCCCCCGGAGGCGGACGGGTGCCCGGAGATCAAAAAGTCCCTTCCCGACGTGGGGGCCGACCGCATCGATTACGGCGTCAGGGACTTCGTGGGCGCGACCGGGCTCGAACCCGGCCTGGGGCGCGAAGTTCTGGAGAACATACTTTTGATCGGCCGCGACATCGTCTTCACCGACGCCGGCGTCGCCCGGCGCTACGCCCTGGCCGGGCTGGAAGCGATGTGGCTGTGCATTTACGAGCCCTCGGTAGCCTGCGTCTATCAGGCTCTGACCGAGATCATCAGGATCGGATGGGAGGGGGGATGGATCGGGGAGAAGGACCTCTTCGGGGACGACGCTTCGCTCTTCGCTCGGATCTCCGCCCACGGGTCCGAACTTCCCGAAAAACACTACCGGCTCTTTACCACCCCCTTCGAAGTGGAGGAAGCCGGCGAAGACGACTGCGACTTCAAGCACGTCAAGCTCAAGGTCAGGTATTTCGATCCGCCGGTCCTATCCGGCGGCGTTCCCCGCCCCCTTTCGGACCTCGACCCGGGGTTCGTGGAGAAACTCGAACCGATGAAACTCAAGTTCGAGGAGCGCAAGAAAGGGGCCTGCTTCAAGGTCCGCTTCGCGCGCACTTAG
- the malQ gene encoding 4-alpha-glucanotransferase, with the protein MEPAHRPREFPRRAGILLHCTSLPGPHGIGSLGREALRFVDFLAESGQRLWQLLPLNPTGYGNSPYSSPSAFAGNPLLIDIESLVEEGLLDRSAASSGPAFPEDRVDYEAVAAFKYRCLDAAWERFRAEAGLSQARDFVSFCRRQAYWLDDYALFISLKRHFQGLPWTEWPSAVSRCLSRERSRWEKELRASASRSRFVQYLFAGQWERLRHRAAARGVALIGDVPIFVSYDSADVWRHRELFLLDSEGRRLALSGAPPKPPRHVSQIWGNPLYDWKEMGRHRFRWWRARLAAVLGLVDILRIDHFSGFYACWHIPPGAETSAEGEWERGPGLEFFRGAEEELGPLPVIAEAREPEIHSEVERLMDELGYAGVRGLQFAFDGNPDNYNLPENYPVHCSVTTGTHDDDTIAGWYLGLDPETRRRVDDYLGPVPADRVHRAFMEILCASAADTVVIPLQDVLGLGSGARMNRPGVPSGQWEWRARSDMMTGAVARGLKDLAGGSGRLAPASGG; encoded by the coding sequence ATGGAACCGGCACATCGGCCACGGGAATTTCCCCGGAGGGCGGGGATCCTTCTGCACTGCACGTCTCTTCCCGGCCCGCACGGGATCGGGAGCCTGGGCAGGGAGGCGCTTCGGTTCGTGGATTTCCTGGCCGAGTCCGGACAACGGCTCTGGCAGTTGCTTCCCCTGAACCCGACCGGGTACGGCAACTCACCCTATTCCAGTCCTTCGGCCTTCGCCGGCAACCCCCTGCTGATCGATATCGAAAGCCTGGTCGAAGAGGGGCTCCTCGATCGCTCCGCCGCGTCATCCGGGCCCGCTTTCCCCGAAGATCGGGTCGATTACGAGGCGGTCGCGGCTTTCAAGTACCGTTGCCTGGACGCGGCCTGGGAAAGGTTCCGGGCCGAGGCCGGCCTGAGCCAGGCCCGGGACTTCGTTTCTTTCTGCCGGCGCCAGGCGTACTGGCTGGACGATTACGCCCTCTTCATCTCCCTGAAACGCCACTTTCAGGGGCTGCCCTGGACGGAATGGCCCTCCGCCGTTTCCCGGTGCCTTTCCCGGGAACGGTCCCGGTGGGAAAAGGAGCTGAGGGCGTCCGCCTCCCGGAGCCGGTTCGTCCAATACCTTTTCGCCGGGCAGTGGGAGCGGCTGCGGCACCGCGCCGCCGCCCGGGGAGTGGCCCTGATCGGGGACGTGCCCATCTTCGTCAGTTACGACAGCGCCGACGTCTGGCGACACCGGGAGCTTTTCCTCCTCGATTCCGAAGGGCGGCGGCTCGCGCTTTCGGGCGCGCCGCCCAAACCGCCGCGCCACGTCAGCCAGATATGGGGAAACCCCCTCTACGACTGGAAGGAGATGGGGCGCCACCGTTTCCGCTGGTGGCGGGCGCGCCTGGCCGCGGTTCTCGGTCTGGTCGACATCCTCCGCATCGACCATTTCTCGGGTTTCTACGCCTGCTGGCATATCCCCCCCGGGGCCGAGACTTCCGCCGAAGGCGAGTGGGAGCGCGGTCCCGGCCTGGAGTTTTTCCGGGGAGCCGAAGAGGAACTGGGACCGCTGCCCGTCATCGCCGAAGCCCGGGAGCCGGAGATCCACTCCGAGGTGGAACGGTTGATGGACGAACTGGGCTACGCCGGGGTCCGCGGCCTGCAATTCGCCTTCGACGGCAACCCCGACAACTATAACCTGCCCGAAAACTACCCGGTTCACTGCTCGGTGACGACCGGGACTCACGACGACGACACCATCGCCGGATGGTACCTCGGACTGGACCCGGAGACGCGGCGCCGGGTGGACGACTACCTCGGGCCCGTCCCCGCCGACCGCGTTCACCGCGCCTTCATGGAGATCCTTTGCGCTTCCGCGGCCGACACCGTGGTCATCCCCCTCCAGGACGTCCTGGGCCTGGGAAGCGGAGCCAGGATGAACCGCCCCGGCGTCCCCTCCGGCCAGTGGGAATGGCGGGCCCGGAGCGACATGATGACCGGGGCGGTCGCCCGGGGCCTGAAGGACCTCGCCGGCGGGTCCGGGCGTCTGGCGCCGGCGAGCGGAGGCTGA
- a CDS encoding ParB/RepB/Spo0J family partition protein: protein MRLMTVRPEEVRDPVPLLRFQTREEEVDRLAESIRELGLLSPPVVKPAPEGWDLVSGSRRLAAVKKLGWKSVPVLAVEKTVAVPVAVLAENLVRVDISPLERARALATAIGEGLEPEELAKRVGRTPGYIRAQLRLLEGIHPRVLELLENESITYGHAEALMRLSDRSLQLKLADRIAAEGLNVKETELEVDLARPQAELTEREAELNRVERTVIGKLPGEWRNRFTIRQGRSSEKLVVNFRDRNELRGLLKKIAEAL, encoded by the coding sequence ATGAGACTGATGACGGTACGACCGGAGGAAGTGAGGGACCCGGTTCCCTTGCTTCGCTTCCAGACCCGGGAAGAAGAGGTGGACCGGCTGGCGGAATCGATTCGGGAACTGGGGCTGCTCTCTCCTCCCGTGGTGAAGCCCGCGCCGGAAGGCTGGGACCTGGTTTCGGGGAGCCGGCGTTTGGCGGCGGTGAAAAAACTGGGATGGAAGAGCGTACCGGTCCTGGCGGTCGAGAAGACTGTCGCCGTTCCGGTTGCGGTTCTGGCCGAAAACCTGGTTCGGGTCGATATCTCCCCCCTGGAGCGCGCCCGCGCCCTGGCGACGGCGATCGGGGAGGGCCTGGAGCCCGAAGAACTGGCGAAGCGGGTGGGCAGGACGCCGGGCTACATCCGGGCGCAACTGCGGCTTCTGGAAGGAATCCACCCCCGGGTTCTGGAATTGCTCGAGAACGAGAGCATCACCTACGGCCACGCCGAGGCCCTGATGCGCCTGAGCGACCGTTCCCTTCAGCTGAAACTGGCGGACCGGATCGCGGCCGAGGGGCTCAACGTCAAAGAGACGGAACTGGAGGTCGACCTGGCCCGCCCTCAGGCGGAACTGACCGAGCGCGAAGCAGAGCTGAACCGGGTGGAACGGACGGTGATCGGAAAACTCCCCGGGGAATGGCGGAACCGTTTCACCATCCGTCAGGGGCGCAGCAGCGAGAAACTGGTGGTGAATTTTCGGGACCGGAACGAGCTCAGGGGACTTTTGAAGAAAATCGCCGAGGCGCTCTGA
- a CDS encoding putative hydro-lyase produces MRERRLHPSRLRELCSRGEFMRPTAGFCPGYVQANLVVVPAESARDFREFCRRNPAPCPLLETVGPGSHRSSVLAPGADLLTELPQYRVWEYGVLTSEPGDIRDLYREDWVFFLLGCSFTFEEDLAAAGVPLRHHREDRNVSMYRTSIPLDQVGPFGGTMVVSMRPIPSAMVEKVRRITGAHGRHHGAPVHVGAPEAIGIADLDRPEYGDRARMRKGDVPVFWACGVTPQEALRGAALPLAVTHAPGHMFVGDLRAGRRAPTPGDA; encoded by the coding sequence ATGCGGGAGCGTCGCCTCCATCCGTCGCGGCTCCGGGAACTCTGCTCCCGGGGCGAGTTCATGCGGCCCACCGCGGGGTTCTGTCCGGGTTACGTCCAGGCCAACCTGGTGGTCGTCCCCGCCGAATCCGCCCGGGACTTCCGTGAATTCTGCCGACGCAACCCTGCGCCCTGCCCCCTGTTGGAGACGGTCGGGCCCGGATCCCACCGGTCCTCCGTCCTCGCTCCCGGGGCCGACCTCCTGACCGAGCTGCCCCAGTACCGGGTCTGGGAATACGGGGTCCTGACCTCGGAACCCGGGGATATCCGCGACCTCTACCGGGAAGACTGGGTGTTTTTTCTGTTGGGATGCAGTTTTACTTTCGAGGAGGATCTGGCCGCCGCCGGGGTCCCGCTCCGCCACCACCGGGAGGACCGCAACGTCAGCATGTACCGGACCTCCATTCCCCTCGATCAGGTCGGCCCCTTCGGAGGGACGATGGTGGTCAGCATGCGCCCGATCCCGTCGGCGATGGTGGAAAAAGTGCGACGCATAACCGGAGCCCACGGCCGCCACCACGGCGCCCCCGTTCACGTCGGGGCCCCGGAAGCGATCGGCATCGCCGATCTCGACCGCCCCGAATACGGAGACCGGGCCCGGATGCGGAAGGGAGACGTCCCCGTTTTCTGGGCCTGCGGGGTCACCCCCCAGGAGGCCCTGCGCGGTGCGGCCCTTCCCCTGGCCGTCACCCACGCACCGGGGCATATGTTCGTGGGCGACCTCCGGGCCGGGCGGCGGGCCCCGACCCCGGGGGACGCGTGA
- a CDS encoding class I SAM-dependent methyltransferase: MRAAEKLAGLVGETADALVVLRSGARAERLGVADPYARWFVTGTGVKLCRMARRIDPVYREYNLARYLHTTSRLRALAPGFEQALFLGAGFDFRALTLPELAGGRLRVFEVDAPEKLDLKRRGLEARGISLPSGNRYVPARLERPGLRERLALAGLDPSRPVLVLAEGVLFYMPARVTAALLAPSFLGLAPGSRWIFDCWTKDRVEGLNARLAAAGAAAFFRAFPWKIAAQTLPGRIRRLGYRTVEMAPLEDIARRAGLEKTSDDFSRSWWLVEAAV; encoded by the coding sequence GTGAGGGCGGCGGAGAAACTCGCCGGGCTCGTGGGGGAGACCGCGGACGCACTGGTCGTGCTCAGGTCGGGGGCTCGGGCCGAGCGGCTGGGCGTGGCGGACCCTTACGCCCGCTGGTTCGTGACCGGAACCGGGGTGAAACTCTGCCGCATGGCTCGCAGAATCGATCCCGTCTACCGGGAATACAACCTGGCCCGCTATCTTCACACCACTTCGCGGCTGCGGGCCCTCGCCCCCGGGTTCGAGCAGGCGCTCTTTCTCGGCGCCGGCTTCGATTTCCGGGCCCTGACCCTGCCCGAACTGGCGGGGGGGCGCCTCCGGGTTTTCGAGGTCGACGCTCCCGAAAAACTCGACCTGAAACGCCGGGGGCTGGAGGCTCGCGGGATCTCCCTGCCCTCCGGGAACAGGTACGTGCCCGCGCGTCTGGAACGCCCCGGGCTGCGGGAGCGGCTGGCCCTCGCCGGGCTGGACCCTTCCCGGCCCGTCCTGGTCCTGGCCGAAGGGGTCCTCTTCTACATGCCGGCCCGCGTTACCGCGGCGCTGCTCGCGCCTTCCTTCCTGGGCCTGGCCCCGGGAAGCCGCTGGATCTTCGATTGCTGGACGAAAGACCGCGTCGAGGGGTTGAACGCCCGGCTCGCCGCCGCCGGGGCGGCGGCATTCTTCCGCGCCTTTCCCTGGAAAATAGCCGCGCAAACCCTTCCCGGACGTATCCGGCGCCTCGGGTATCGAACGGTGGAGATGGCCCCCCTGGAGGATATCGCCCGCCGGGCCGGGCTCGAAAAAACTTCCGACGACTTTTCCCGAAGCTGGTGGCTCGTCGAAGCGGCGGTCTGA
- the pyk gene encoding pyruvate kinase, whose amino-acid sequence MARTGIIATLGPASESEAVIRKMTKAGLDVVRINCSHTRFEDRDRMLAAVGKIGRSSRRRLRVLLDLEGPRIRVGHLRRRRPLETSRGGVVWLVRDLKPGEGKYLPLDYEGSFEDFAGAQHVFIDDGNIVLEIKEIQPDRVKARVLVEGPIREFKGVNLPGAKLEFPAFTPKDAEDVEYGVAHRVDFIAQSFVRGAGDVEAVRSLIGNRLPGVAVIAKIENREGIAAADSIIDASDGIMIARGDMGVSMPIQDVPIIQKVLIKKCNWKQKPAITATQMLESMGEHSRPTRAEVTDVANAIIDGTDYVMLSGETAIGKHPVEAVRMMSEVIETTEAAILKRWVG is encoded by the coding sequence ATGGCCAGGACCGGAATAATCGCCACCCTGGGACCGGCTTCGGAGAGCGAAGCGGTGATTCGCAAGATGACGAAAGCCGGCCTGGACGTGGTCCGGATCAATTGTTCCCATACCCGGTTCGAGGATCGGGACCGGATGCTGGCGGCGGTGGGAAAGATCGGGCGGTCTTCCCGTCGGCGCCTGCGGGTTCTGCTCGACCTGGAAGGCCCACGGATCCGGGTCGGGCACCTGCGCCGCCGGCGCCCGCTGGAAACGTCCCGGGGCGGCGTCGTCTGGCTCGTCCGCGACCTCAAACCCGGCGAGGGGAAATATCTCCCCCTCGATTACGAGGGGTCCTTCGAGGATTTCGCGGGGGCGCAACACGTCTTTATCGACGACGGGAATATCGTTTTGGAGATCAAGGAGATCCAGCCCGACCGGGTCAAGGCCCGGGTCCTGGTCGAAGGCCCGATCCGGGAGTTCAAGGGGGTCAACCTCCCCGGGGCGAAACTGGAATTCCCGGCCTTCACCCCCAAGGACGCCGAGGACGTCGAATACGGCGTCGCCCATAGAGTGGACTTCATCGCCCAGTCCTTCGTCCGCGGGGCCGGGGACGTCGAGGCGGTGCGGTCCCTGATCGGGAACCGTCTGCCGGGCGTCGCCGTGATCGCCAAGATCGAGAACCGCGAGGGAATCGCCGCCGCGGACTCGATCATCGATGCCTCCGACGGCATCATGATCGCCCGGGGGGACATGGGGGTGTCGATGCCGATTCAGGACGTTCCCATCATCCAGAAGGTCCTGATCAAGAAATGCAACTGGAAGCAGAAACCGGCGATTACGGCCACCCAGATGCTGGAGTCGATGGGGGAACATTCCCGCCCCACCCGGGCCGAGGTCACCGACGTCGCCAACGCCATCATCGACGGGACCGACTATGTCATGCTCTCGGGAGAGACGGCGATCGGGAAACACCCGGTGGAAGCGGTGCGGATGATGAGCGAGGTGATCGAGACCACTGAAGCCGCGATTCTCAAGCGCTGGGTGGGCTGA